A single window of Nyctibius grandis isolate bNycGra1 chromosome Z, bNycGra1.pri, whole genome shotgun sequence DNA harbors:
- the HAUS1 gene encoding HAUS augmin-like complex subunit 1 isoform X1, whose amino-acid sequence MEEKLQRVTLWLRKIFGDQPIPEHEVNPRTVDTLYELVEYNEARDRDVSLLIEDLKQAAAEYEAEANYLEGILGESLGLSPCSLSSEGTSNLNVLVNSAMILETKDTSLASFFAAINDMTSELYATESKNKEMELELSNLRKKITAALMLEKQLEEDLKETEECLEVEEAKADSQSQNLKFLEDKSEDLKIRIKVAEEQLVATGLDQSLTHSSLMSLSEKLAELQKEIASLNKKLEPYLDLPPNPSLAKVKIEEVKRELNTLEAELLQEVNTLTPTTPAPRKPHFT is encoded by the exons AtggaggagaagctgcagcGG GTTACTTTATGgctaaggaaaatatttggggATCAGCCTATTCCAGAGCATGAAGTGAATCCAAGGACAGTTGATACCTTGTATGAGCTTGTAGAATACAACGAAGCCAGAGACAGGGATGTTTCTTTGCTGATAGAGGACCTGAAGCAGGCGGCAGCAGAATATGAAGCAGAAG CTAACTATCTAGAGGGCATTCTTGGAGAAAGCCTGGGTCTTTCCCCATGCAGTCTGTCCAGTGAAGGCACCAGCAACCTCAATGTCCTGGTAAACAGCGCAATGATACTTGAAACAAAGGACACTTCTCTTGCCAG CTTCTTCGCTGCCATCAATGATATGACTTCGGAGCTGTATGCAACAGaatcaaaaaacaaagaaatggagCTGGAATTGAGcaacctgaggaaaaaaatcactgcagcgCTGATGCTGGAAAAGCAGTTAGAGGA ggatCTTAAAGAAACAGAGGAATGTCTGGAAGTAGAAGAGGCCAAAGCCGACAGCCAATCCCAGAATTTGAAGTTCCTGGAAGATAAATCTGAGGATTTAAAAATCAGGATCAAGGTTGCTGAG gAGCAGCTTGTTGCCACAGGGTTGGACCAGTCGCTGACACACAGCTCACTCATGAGCCTGTCCGAG AAACTGGCtgaactgcagaaagaaattgCGTCTTTGAATAAGAAACTGGAGCCTTACCTAGATTTACctcct AATCCTTCCCTTGCAAAAGTGAAGATTGAAGAAGTAAAACGAGAACTG aaCACCTTGGAGGCAGAGTTGTTACAGGAGGTTAACACGCTGACTCCTACGACTCCAGCACCCAGAAAGCCCCACTTCACCTGA
- the HAUS1 gene encoding HAUS augmin-like complex subunit 1 isoform X2 yields MEEKLQRVTLWLRKIFGDQPIPEHEVNPRTVDTLYELVEYNEARDRDVSLLIEDLKQAAAEYEAEANYLEGILGESLGLSPCSLSSEGTSNLNVLVNSAMILETKDTSLASFFAAINDMTSELYATESKNKEMELELSNLRKKITAALMLEKQLEEDLKETEECLEVEEAKADSQSQNLKFLEDKSEDLKIRIKVAEEQLVATGLDQSLTHSSLMSLSENPSLAKVKIEEVKRELNTLEAELLQEVNTLTPTTPAPRKPHFT; encoded by the exons AtggaggagaagctgcagcGG GTTACTTTATGgctaaggaaaatatttggggATCAGCCTATTCCAGAGCATGAAGTGAATCCAAGGACAGTTGATACCTTGTATGAGCTTGTAGAATACAACGAAGCCAGAGACAGGGATGTTTCTTTGCTGATAGAGGACCTGAAGCAGGCGGCAGCAGAATATGAAGCAGAAG CTAACTATCTAGAGGGCATTCTTGGAGAAAGCCTGGGTCTTTCCCCATGCAGTCTGTCCAGTGAAGGCACCAGCAACCTCAATGTCCTGGTAAACAGCGCAATGATACTTGAAACAAAGGACACTTCTCTTGCCAG CTTCTTCGCTGCCATCAATGATATGACTTCGGAGCTGTATGCAACAGaatcaaaaaacaaagaaatggagCTGGAATTGAGcaacctgaggaaaaaaatcactgcagcgCTGATGCTGGAAAAGCAGTTAGAGGA ggatCTTAAAGAAACAGAGGAATGTCTGGAAGTAGAAGAGGCCAAAGCCGACAGCCAATCCCAGAATTTGAAGTTCCTGGAAGATAAATCTGAGGATTTAAAAATCAGGATCAAGGTTGCTGAG gAGCAGCTTGTTGCCACAGGGTTGGACCAGTCGCTGACACACAGCTCACTCATGAGCCTGTCCGAG AATCCTTCCCTTGCAAAAGTGAAGATTGAAGAAGTAAAACGAGAACTG aaCACCTTGGAGGCAGAGTTGTTACAGGAGGTTAACACGCTGACTCCTACGACTCCAGCACCCAGAAAGCCCCACTTCACCTGA